Proteins from a genomic interval of Colias croceus chromosome 2, ilColCroc2.1:
- the LOC123700331 gene encoding uncharacterized protein K02A2.6-like yields MLSKEVLLSRLDEYIDPHIRLKCIIAVVATLSLAMMEHIFSIISKFTVLMNCEKNIDQLLKDYVDNHLPRMFELGSEYNMVVGILIMFTNLVSAMNWNYSHVYIICLSLYLTSIIEQVNKKLISGEGQMPIGKIEPFNLSSKQWPAYIRRVNQYIKLNEIGDDLKVSMLITVVGEETYALMCDLCAPSFPENKTYEQLIQIVTEHLELQRSEIAERHVFRLRRQRAGESLTEYLQALKHLAATCNFGKCSSCSTLEENLRDQFVSGLSNDAMRSRIFAEKKIQYREAVELALALEAAEKHAEVSGSTGAGTTDSTAAASGEAGEGLHYARGGGGSAGQRARPLRAAGARGAGRTLEARPAAGAEALGHRGRNCWRCGKAHAAEKCRFKHYNCDECGQRGHIKVMCKRVSGRQNFVSDESDDDGLYNIDVTTRGNQPFFVDLLIDNKLIQCEVDTGSRISAISEDMYNRLFSHKLIKADNLILRCYSGSRIQSLGFIEVDVRLGRVYKKELRLYVIKQGARPLLGREWMHALNITEIRLNEISEDEFVNQLCKEFPEVFCDKLGTCKQTIRLRLADNEPVYVRARPVPLALRERVEKELARLEADGSIYRVEYSDYGTPIVPVVKKNGEIRICGDYKITINPKLKRDFYPLPRIEELFASLRGGEKFTKIDLTHAYEQCILSDDSQPYTAITTHMGTFAYRRTPYGLSCIPEKFQKLMEETLRGVTGCVVFLDDICITGSNNSEHMKNLKLVLERLREMGLTVKLRFIINKEGLRPDPEKLEAISSAPTPNNVSQLKSFLGMLNYYGRFIPNLSTILQPLHNLLKKDVNWKWDSNCREAFNEAKRSLLSERCLAHYEEGRELVLAVDSSAYGLGAVLAHRYADGSERPVSCVSRTLNSAERNYSQLDKEALAIFFGVTKHHQYLFGRRFTLRTDHQPLTYIFGSKGGVPQTAASRLQRWAARLAAYDFKIEFVRSADNGPADALSRLPLTREGRITDSVDYLNLVADALPVCYSDVAAETERDNLLCKIKRYIIFGWPLSPSCDEEKPYFARKQDFVVEKGCVIYKYRIVIPYALQNKILEEIHEGHLGMNKMKTLSRNYVYWASLDKDIEETCRSCAACRSVLDAPARAQLHPWEFPLHPWQRVHADFADCGGVRYLILVDAHSKWIEAYPMRYTNADFTIKVLRGIFARFGLPSQLVTDNGPPFSSYEFKTYCKNNCIRHTTSAPYRPQGNGAAENAVKIIKKTIKRALFEGEDVSTALNKFLFKYRNCEHATTGISPALALQGRRLRSRLDALRPDVAAAVRDKQEKQIARSSATLREFSVGDAVLARDYRSKEDKWVEGTVSKKTGPVSYKVELGNGIEWRRHVDQIISAKNRFSLTRTNATCANDAGDLEAGKKIEGETWEDAASGDETNHQSETAGLSPPARVEAAPTASQYLPSSYWKVLREDYSRATRLVKIFDDYINSITLVAFASNLFFVCLRIYYVLAFRPFNGYEHIVYYTFSLTFVLARSLAVSLIASKVHAASLVAAPILYSVPSPVYCIEVQRFIEQVHGDTVALTGMNFFYVTRQLVLSVAGTIITYELVMLQFNVDSPLQ; encoded by the exons ATGTTGAGCAAGGAAGTATTGCTGTCTCGCTTGGATGAATACATAGACCCACATATCCGTCTCAAGTGCATCATCGCTGTTGTTGCCACATTGAGTCTGGCTATGA tGGAACACATTTTCTCAATCATCTCCAAATTCACAGTTTTAATGAACTGCGAGAAGAATATtgaccaattattaaaagatTATGTAGATAATCACTTACCTCGGATGTTTGAACTGGGGTCAGAATACAATATGGTGGTCGGAATACTTATTAtg ttCACAAACCTAGTGAGTGCCATGAATTGGAACTACTCTCATGTATACATCATTTGTTTAAGTCTCTATTTGACGTCTATAATCGAACAGGTGAATAAGAAATTAATCTCAGGTGAAGGTCAG ATGCCTATCGGTAAAATTGAACCTTTCAATTTGAGTTCGAAGCAGTGGCCTGCGTATATACGACGAGTAAATCAGTACATTAAATTGAACGAAATTGGTGACGATTTAAAGGTGTCCATGTTGATAACGGTCGTCGGCGAAGAAACATACGCGTTGATGTGCGATCTATGTGCTCCGAGTTTCcctgaaaataaaacttatgaacaattaatacaaattgTGACGGAACATTTGGAACTCCAGCGTTCCGAGATCGCCGAGAGACACGTGTTTAGATTACGACGTCAGCGTGCCGGCGAATCGCTCACTGAGTACCTACAGGCGTTAAAGCATCTCGCGGCTACTTGCAATTTTGGTAAATGCAGTTCGTGTTCAACTCTGGAGGAGAACCTGCGCGATCAATTCGTGTCGGGACTATCGAACGATGCGATGCGTTCCAGAATATTCGCCGAGAAAAAAATTCAGTACAGGGAGGCCGTGGAACTCGCGCTAGCTTTAGAGGCTGCGGAGAAGCATGCAGAAGTGAGCGGCTCCACCGGGGCGGGGACGACGGATTCAACGGCAGCGGCGAGCGGCGAGGCGGGCGAGGGCCTGCACTACGcgcgcggcggcggcggctcGGCCGGCCAGCGCGCGCGGCCGCTGCGGGCTGCAGGCGCGCGGGGCGCGGGCCGCACGCTCGAGGCGCGGCCGGCCGCCGGCGCGGAGGCGCTAGGGCACCGCGGGCGCAACTGTTGGCGCTGCGGCAAGGCGCATGCGGCAGAAAAGTGTCGGTTTAAGCATTACAACTGTGATGAGTGCGGCCAGCGAGGCCATATAAAAGTGATGTGCAAACGTGTGTCAGGTCGGCAAAATTTCGTAAGCGACGAGTCGGACGACGACGGTTTGTACAACATCGACGTTACTACACGAGGTAACCAACCATTCTTTGTTGACTTGTTAATTGACAATAAACTTATTCAATGTGAAGTGGACACGGGCAGTCGTATTTCGGCAATAAGCGAGGATATGTATAATCGTTTGTTCTcgcataaattaataaaagctgataatttaattttacgttGTTATTCGGGTTCGCGAATTCAATCTCTGGGTTTCATCGAGGTGGATGTACGTCTGGGCAGAGtgtataaaaaagaattacgattatatgtaattaaacaGGGAGCACGGCCTTTGTTAGGAAGAGAGTGGATGCATGCGTTAAACATTACAGAAATCCGCCTCAATGAAATCAGTGAGGATGAATTCGTGAACCAGTTATGCAAAGAATTCCCAGAAGTATTTTGTGATAAGTTAGGTACTTGTAAACAAACAATTCGATTACGACTCGCGGATAACGAACCGGTTTATGTGCGAGCGAGACCGGTGCCGCTAGCGCTGCGCGAGAGGGTTGAGAAGGAGCTAGCTCGTCTCGAGGCGGACGGCTCGATCTACCGCGTTGAATATTCAGACTACGGGACCCCGATCGTACCCGTTGTAAAAAAGAATGGGGAAATTCGAATCTGTGgtgattacaaaattacaattaatccAAAATTAAAGAGGGATTTTTATCCGTTACCGCGTATTGAAGAATTGTTTGCTAGCTTAAGGGGAGGTGAGAAATTTACAAAGATTGATTTAACACACGCTTATGAACAGTGTATTCTTTCGGATGATTCACAACCGTACACCGCTATCACTACGCATATGGGCACGTTTGCATACCGGCGCACCCCGTACGGTTTATCTTGTATACCcgaaaaatttcaaaaattaatgGAAGAAACCCTCCGGGGAGTGACGGGATGTGTCGTATTTTTAGATGATATCTGTATAACGGGTTCTAATAATTCGGaacatatgaaaaatttgaaattagtGCTCGAACGGTTACGGGAAATGGGGCTCACtgttaaattaa ggtttattataaataaggaGGGATTACGGCCGGATCCAGAAAAGTTAGAAGCTATTTCCAGTGCACCCACACCTAATAATGTTTCGCAACTTAAGAGTTTCCTAGGCATGCTTAACTATTACGGTCGATTTATTCCTAATTTAAGTACTATATTACAAcctttacataatttattaaaaaaggacGTGAACTGGAAATGGGATTCAAACTGTAGGGAAGCGTTTAATGAAGCAAAGCGATCACTCTTAAGTGAACGGTGTTTGGCACATTACGAGGAAGGACGCGAGTTAGTATTAGCGGTGGATAGTAGCGCGTACGGGCTGGGCGCTGTGCTGGCGCATCGCTACGCGGACGGCAGCGAGCGGCCGGTAAGCTGTGTGTCGCGCACGCTTAACTCGGCTGAACGTAATTACAGCCAACTTGACAAAGAAGCGCTCGCTATTTTTTTCGGTGTAACGAAACACCACCAGTATTTATTCGGTAGACGATTCACATTACGCACAGATCACCAACCACtaacatatatttttggcAGTAAGGGCGGTGTTCCGCAGACGGCAGCGAGCCGTTTGCAGCGATGGGCAGCGCGTCTGGCTGCATACGATTTTAAGATTGAATTTGTTAGGTCGGCGGACAACGGGCCGGCTGATGCGTTATCGAGGTTACCGTTAACACGAGAGGGTCGCATTACAGACTCAgtagattatttaaatttagttgCGGACGCATTACCTGTTTGTTACAGTGATGTCGCTGCGGAAACGGAACGTGACAACTTATTGTGTAAAATTAAGCGGTATATCATTTTTGGCTGGCCGCTTAGTCCGAGTTGCGATGAGGAGAAACCCTATTTTGCTAGAAAACAGGATTTTGTAGTGGAAAAGGGGTGcgttatatataaatatagaatagTCATTCCTTACGCTTTACAAAACAAGATTTTAGAGGAGATTCATGAGGGGCACCTTGGtatgaataaaatgaaaactttatCACGAAATTATGTATACTGGGCGAGTTTAGATAAGGATATTGAAGAAACATGTAGGTCGTGTGCGGCGTGCCGCTCGGTGCTGGACGCGCCGGCGCGCGCACAGCTACACCCGTGGGAGTTCCCGTTGCACCCGTGGCAGCGCGTTCACGCAGATTTTGCAGATTGCGGGGGTGTAcgctatttaattttagtggACGCACATTCTAAGTGGATTGAAGCTTATCCAATGCGGTATACGAATGCAGATTTCACTATAAAAGTTTTGAGAGGCATATTCGCAAGGTTCGGTCTACCATCGCAACTTGTAACTGATAACGGTCCACCCTTTTCTTCGTATGAGTTTAAGACttactgtaaaaataattgtattaggCACACGACTTCGGCCCCTTATCGGCCACAAGGGAACGGGGCGGCGGAAAACGccgttaaaataattaaaaaaacaattaaaagagCGTTATTTGAAGGCGAGGACGTGAGCACAGcactaaataaatttctttttaaatatcgCAATTGTGAGCACGCCACGACGGGTATATCACCAGCATTAGCACTACAAGGACGACGCCTACGCAGTCGCCTCGACGCATTGCGACCCGACGTGGCGGCTGCGGTTCGCGATAAACAGGAAAAGCAAATCGCGCGCAGTTCGGCGACGCTAAGGGAGTTTAGCGTGGGGGATGCTGTGCTCGCGAGGGATTATAGGTCTAAGGAAGATAAGTGGGTAGAGGGCACTGTTTCTAAAAAGACAGGGCCGGTTTCATATAAAGTCGAGTTAGGGAACGGTATCGAGTGGCGAAGGCACGTCGATCAAATAATATCCGCGAAAAATAGGTTCTCGTTAACACGGACAAATGCCACCTGTGCAAACGACGCGGGTGACCTTGAGGCCGGTAAAAAAATCGAGGGGGAGACGTGGGAAGACGCAGCCAGTGGTGACGAAACAAATCACCAGTCAGAGACTGCAGGGCTGTCCCCACCGGCCCGCGTAGAGGCGGCACCAACGGCGTCGCAG tatCTGCCATCATCATATTGGAAGGTCCTCAGAGAAGACTACAGCAGAGCAACGCGCCTGGTTAAAATATTCGATGATTATATAAACAGCATCACTCTTGTAGCCTTTGCTAGTAATCTATTTTTCGTCTGTTTGCGCATTTATTATGTCTTGgc attcaGACCGTTCAATGGCTACGAGCACATAgtgtattatacattttcacTGACGTTTGTGCTCGCTCGCTCGCTCGCTGTGTCGCTGATCGCTTCGAAGGTTCACGCCGCGTCTTTAGTGGCCGCACCGATATTGTATAGTGTGCCGTCACCCGTTTATTGTATTGAA GTGCAGAGGTTCATCGAGCAAGTCCACGGGGATACAGTAGCACTCACTGGAATGAATTTTTTCTACGTCACACGACAGCTCGTGCTCTCT gTAGCGGGAACAATAATTACTTACGAGCTAGTGATGCTGCAGTTTAATGTTGATAGCCCTTTGCAGTGA